In a single window of the Companilactobacillus allii genome:
- a CDS encoding type II toxin-antitoxin system RelB/DinJ family antitoxin, whose product MAVKEKKRVQVQIDKELADNTEAVLSQLGLNPTTAINMFYKRIVADAALPFKPALSEAERANLSLLKATKETPVTEFKDAKEVADWLNDPDED is encoded by the coding sequence ATGGCAGTTAAGGAAAAGAAACGCGTACAAGTCCAGATTGACAAAGAATTGGCAGATAATACCGAAGCCGTTTTAAGCCAGTTAGGTCTAAACCCAACTACCGCGATCAATATGTTTTATAAGCGGATCGTAGCTGACGCAGCATTACCGTTTAAACCAGCCCTGAGCGAAGCCGAAAGAGCTAATTTAAGCCTTTTAAAGGCTACCAAAGAGACACCAGTAACAGAGTTCAAAGACGCTAAAGAAGTCGCTGATTGGCTCAATGATCCAGATGAGGACTAA
- a CDS encoding zeta toxin family protein, with the protein MIDKPQYIIVAGINGAGKSTLYDTFPILFDKTKRINADELLRQMGGDWHKDSDNLKAMKEEIKQLHYALDHQQSIHVETTLAGRGKAQLNLIDKAHKNGFEVTLLYVALRDENLAIQRVNERVQKGGHGVPVATIKKRYQQSKHNLPLVAFKSDKVMIYDNSEKFTTVYAREKGQVFKNDLRHFPWINQNITYPEKVKKQLQNFADQNPEVKPKNDPENKNDRPSY; encoded by the coding sequence TTGATAGATAAACCCCAATATATAATTGTTGCTGGTATTAACGGAGCAGGAAAAAGTACGCTATACGATACATTTCCCATCTTGTTTGACAAAACAAAACGGATTAACGCTGATGAACTTTTAAGACAAATGGGTGGCGATTGGCATAAAGATAGTGACAACTTAAAAGCCATGAAAGAAGAAATCAAACAACTACACTATGCTTTAGATCACCAGCAAAGTATTCACGTAGAAACAACACTGGCAGGTAGAGGCAAAGCTCAACTCAATTTGATTGACAAAGCTCACAAAAATGGCTTTGAAGTGACTTTATTATATGTTGCTTTGCGAGATGAAAATTTAGCTATCCAAAGGGTCAACGAACGGGTACAAAAAGGTGGCCACGGTGTTCCAGTAGCAACGATCAAGAAACGTTATCAGCAATCCAAACATAATTTGCCATTAGTGGCCTTTAAATCTGATAAGGTCATGATCTATGATAATAGCGAAAAGTTTACCACTGTTTATGCAAGAGAGAAGGGACAAGTTTTTAAGAACGATTTGAGGCATTTTCCTTGGATAAACCAAAATATTACTTATCCAGAAAAGGTGAAAAAGCAGTTACAAAATTTTGCAGATCAAAACCCAGAAGTAAAGCCTAAAAATGATCCAGAAAATAAAAACGATCGGCCTAGTTATTAG